The sequence AGTGCTTCTGTGTGTGGTGTAGAGTATTCAATGTATTCAATATTAGTTTTTGCCACTTCGGATTTTAGCATAAAGTTAATGAATTTCTCAGCGTTTTCTTTGTTCTTTGCACCTTTAGGAATAGCCATGTTGTCTATAAATAGGTTACTTCCTTCTTTAGGTACTATATAGTCGAAGCGCTCATCTTCTGATATAACTTGCATTGCTTCACCGGACCATGTCACAAAGAAAGTAGCTTCCCCTGCCATGATCATATCCTTACCCTCATCATTTACATATACAGGGTTTACATCTGTTCTTTGTTGGATCAACAATTGTTTTGCTTCTTCTAATTCTTGCTCACTTTTAGAATTTATTGAATAGCCAAGATAATTAAGTGCTACAGCTATTGAGTCTCTCATACTATCGATCATGAAAACTTCATTTCTATATTTCGAGTCAAATAGAATACTCCAGCTATCAACTGTCTCGTTTACCTTTTCAGTGTTATATAAAATACCTAGGGTTCCCCAAACATATGGAACAGAAAATTTCCCTTCTGGATCATAGTTAGTTCCCAAGAAGTCGCTGTCTATGTATTGATAGTTTGGAACATTAGTATAGTTTATTTCCTCAAGCATGTC comes from Alkalicella caledoniensis and encodes:
- a CDS encoding ABC transporter substrate-binding protein; the protein is MKKIASLILLLSLMVTALAGCGSSSGEVLHVFNWGDFMDMDLIRDFEREYGIRVIYDEYDTNESMYARLKAGGNYDVIFPSDYMIAKLISEDMLEEINYTNVPNYQYIDSDFLGTNYDPEGKFSVPYVWGTLGILYNTEKVNETVDSWSILFDSKYRNEVFMIDSMRDSIAVALNYLGYSINSKSEQELEEAKQLLIQQRTDVNPVYVNDEGKDMIMAGEATFFVTWSGEAMQVISEDERFDYIVPKEGSNLFIDNMAIPKGAKNKENAEKFINFMLKSEVAKTNIEYIEYSTPHTEALGLLDEETQNNEVLYPSDEVIDKAEIFIDLGTFLDVYSRVWREVKNQ